One Canis lupus dingo isolate Sandy chromosome 29, ASM325472v2, whole genome shotgun sequence genomic region harbors:
- the PPDPFL gene encoding pancreatic progenitor cell differentiation and proliferation factor-like protein isoform X1 — translation MASVPSIGCLLAKNQYYRKTSISSVSSLTDSVNVIPDDKSQQGLLNVAESSWWFKSFFHSEPVPSDVRRKDLSASGYVLVFL, via the exons ATGGCATCAGTACCTTCCATTGGTTGCCTGCTAGCCAAAAATCAGTATTATCGAA AGACCAGTATATCTTCAGTTAGCTCTTTAACAGATTCTGTTAATGTCATACCTGATGACAAATCCCAACAAG GGTTACTAAATGTGGCAGAATCTAGCTGGTGGTTTAAATCCTTTTTCCATTCTGAACCTGTGCCTTCAGATGTAAGAAGAAAAGATCTGTCTGCTAGTGGGtatgttttagtttttctctga
- the PPDPFL gene encoding pancreatic progenitor cell differentiation and proliferation factor-like protein isoform X2: protein MASVPSIGCLLAKNQYYRKTSISSVSSLTDSVNVIPDDKSQQGLLNVAESSWWFKSFFHSEPVPSDVRRKDLSASGVNS from the exons ATGGCATCAGTACCTTCCATTGGTTGCCTGCTAGCCAAAAATCAGTATTATCGAA AGACCAGTATATCTTCAGTTAGCTCTTTAACAGATTCTGTTAATGTCATACCTGATGACAAATCCCAACAAG GGTTACTAAATGTGGCAGAATCTAGCTGGTGGTTTAAATCCTTTTTCCATTCTGAACCTGTGCCTTCAGATGTAAGAAGAAAAGATCTGTCTGCTAGTGG TGTTAATAGCTGA